A genomic stretch from Lathyrus oleraceus cultivar Zhongwan6 chromosome 2, CAAS_Psat_ZW6_1.0, whole genome shotgun sequence includes:
- the LOC127122130 gene encoding uncharacterized protein LOC127122130 has protein sequence MHFNNYVDHRETQPFDDIVLYSGWLACRSRLTAPHLPERMMRKFGYTQTILRHSVVSDPPALTYRQIYAMFNHYESYLVPDETQSTVADSDSSYANGYIRWFFMVSHLYMVHDALGDPLRPAHHEILEEKHAQLDHAKDVLPRCHHILEIAHADIEKGIFLYGYDVRQVLDTIMVKTRETLMYQRQYRRKGVLKVEDSEEA, from the coding sequence ATGCACTTCAACAACTATGTCGATCACCGTGAGACGCAACCATTTGACGACATTGTGCTATACTCGGGATGGTTAGCTTGCAGATCACGTCTCACTGCTCCTCATCTTCCCGAGCGCATGATGCGGAAGTTCGGATACACTCAAACCATTCTCAGACATTCTGTTGTCTCTGATCCTCCTGCTTTGACATATAGACAAATATATGCCATGTTTAATCATTATGAGAGTTATTTGGTACCAGACGAGACACAAAGTACCGTAGCTGATAGCGACTCGAGCTACGCCAATGGGTACATCAGATGGTTCTTCATGGTGTCACATCTGTATATGGTGCATGATGCTCTAGGAGATCCACTAAGGCCAGCTCATCATGAGATACTAGAGGAGAAGCATGCACAGTTAGATCATGCTAAGGATGTCTTACCTAGATGTCATCACATATTGGAGATTGCGCATGCAGACATTGAAAAAGGTATCTTCCTTTATGGGTATGATGTGAGGCAGGTCCTAGATACCATCATGGTGAAGACACGAGAGACATTGATGTACCAGAGGCAATATCGAAGGAAGGGGGTATTGAAGGTCGAGGATTCAGAGGAGGCGTAG
- the LOC127118351 gene encoding transmembrane 9 superfamily member 2 isoform X2 — translation MEKSTICLVSPIVILCCFSCINYVISDASDHRYKEGDSVPFYANKAGPFHNPSETYRYFDLPFCSPANVEEKREDLGEILNGDRLVVAPYKLDFLVNKKPESICKKILTRKEVDQFRHAVLKDYFYQMYYDDLPIWGFLGRFETKEIDDDDDLNEATIFLFRHVHFEILYNNDRIIDVFVRNDPNAVVDLTEDREVNVDFTFSVKWTETDIPFEKRLEKYSQTSSFSHHLEVHWFSIINSCVTVLLLTGFLAMILMRVLKNDFVKFTPDEEALDDQEESGWKYIHGDVFRYPRFKALFAAALGIGSQLFTLVIFIFMLALVGVFYPYNRGALFTALVVIYALTSGIAGYSAASFYYKIEGKNWVKILVLTGSLFSGPLFLTFSFLNTVAVTYNSTAALPVGTIMVIFLIWTLVTTPLLVLGGIAGKNSQSEFLAPCPTNKYPREIPQLPWYRTTLAQMAMAGFLPFSAIYIELYYIFSSVWGHQIYTIYSISFIVFIILLIVTAFVNVALTYFQLAAEDHEWWWRSFLCGGSTGMFVYSYCMFFYHARSDMYGFMQTSFFFGYMACICYGFFLMLGTVGFRASLIFVRHIYRSIKCE, via the exons ATGGAAAAGTCAACGATATGTTTGGTTAGTCCCATTGTAATTCTCTGTTGTTTCTCCTGCATAAACTACGTCATATCTGATGCATCAGATCATCGTTACAAAGAAGGTGATTCTGTGCCCTTTTATGCCAACAAAGCGGGACCCTTTCATAATCCCAG CGAGACGTACAGATATTTTGATCTTCCATTTTGCTCACCAG CTAATGTCGAAGAAAAGAGAGAAGACCTTGGTGAAATTTTGAATGGAGATAGATTAGTTGTTGCTCCTTACAAACTTGATTTCTTGGTTAATAAGAAACCTGAGAGCATCTGCAAAAAGATACTAACGAGAAAAGAGGTTGATCAATTCAGACATGCTGTTTTGAAGGACTATTTTTATCAAATGTACTATGATGATTTGCCGATTTGGGGTTTCCTTGGAAGATTTGAAACTAAAGAAATAGATGATGATGATGACTTGAATGAGGCCACAATTTTTCTTTTTAGGCATGTTCATTTTGAGATTCTATACAATAACGATCGCATCATTGATGTTTTTGTTAGAAATGATCCGAATGCTGTTGTGGATTTGACAGAAGATAGAGAGGTAAATGTCGATTTCACATTTTCTGTCAAATGGACTGAAACAGATATTCCATTCGAGAAAAGGTTGGAGAAATATTCACAGACATCTTCATTTTCACATCACTTGGAAGTCCATTGGTTTTCTATTATTAACTCTTGTGTTACTGTTCTTCTCTTGACTGGATTCCTTGCCATGATTCTCATGCGTGTACTTAAAAATGACTTTGTCAA GTTTACTCCTGATGAAGAGGCACTTGATGATCAAGAGGAGAGTGGATGGAAGTATATCCATGGTGATGTGTTTAGATATCCAAGATTCAAGGCTTTGTTTGCAGCAGCTCTTGGAATAGGCTCTCAGTTATTTACACT TGTAATCTTCATCTTTATGCTTGCTCTAGTTGGTGTTTTCTATCCGTACAACCGGGGAGCTTTGTTTACTGCATTGGTTGTCATATATGCACTAACGTCCGGTATTGCCGGTTATTCTGCAGCTTCCTTCTATTACAAGATTGAAGGAAAAAATTGG GTGAAAATTTTGGTGTTAACCGGAAGTCTTTTCTCTGGACCGTTGTTTTTGACATTCAGCTTTCTTAACACTGTTGCTGTTACGTATAACTCCACTGCAGCACTACCCGTTGGAACAATTATGGTTATTTTCCTCATATGGACTCTTGTAACCACACCTTTATTGGTATTGGGAGGGATTGCTGGTAAGAATAGCCAATCAGAGTTTCTAGCGCCGTGTCCAACCAACAAGTATCCTAGGGAGATTCCTCAACTTCCTTGGTACCGTACAACTCTCGCTCAGATGGCTATGGCTGGTTTTTTGCCATTCAGTGCGATTTACATTGAACTCTACTACATATTTTCTAGTGTTTGGGGTCATCAGATTTATACCATATACAGCATTTCGTTCATTGTTTTCATCATTCTATTGATTGTCACTGCTTTTGTTAACGTGGCGTTGACATACTTTCAACTTGCTGCTGAGGATCATGAATGGTGGTGGAG GTCTTTCCTTTGTGGTGGATCAACTGGCATGTTCGTATATTCCTACTGCATGTTTTTCTACCATGCGAGATCAGATATGTATGGTTTCATGCAAACCTCTTTCTTTTTTGGCTACATGGCTTGTATTTGCTATGGTTTCTTTCTCATGCTTGGCACTGTCGGTTTCCGAGCTTCTTTAATCTTTGTTAGACACATATACCGTTCCATCAAGTGTGAATAG
- the LOC127118351 gene encoding transmembrane 9 superfamily member 2 isoform X1, whose amino-acid sequence MEKSTICLVSPIVILCCFSCINYVISDASDHRYKEGDSVPFYANKAGPFHNPSETYRYFDLPFCSPGLFDANVEEKREDLGEILNGDRLVVAPYKLDFLVNKKPESICKKILTRKEVDQFRHAVLKDYFYQMYYDDLPIWGFLGRFETKEIDDDDDLNEATIFLFRHVHFEILYNNDRIIDVFVRNDPNAVVDLTEDREVNVDFTFSVKWTETDIPFEKRLEKYSQTSSFSHHLEVHWFSIINSCVTVLLLTGFLAMILMRVLKNDFVKFTPDEEALDDQEESGWKYIHGDVFRYPRFKALFAAALGIGSQLFTLVIFIFMLALVGVFYPYNRGALFTALVVIYALTSGIAGYSAASFYYKIEGKNWVKILVLTGSLFSGPLFLTFSFLNTVAVTYNSTAALPVGTIMVIFLIWTLVTTPLLVLGGIAGKNSQSEFLAPCPTNKYPREIPQLPWYRTTLAQMAMAGFLPFSAIYIELYYIFSSVWGHQIYTIYSISFIVFIILLIVTAFVNVALTYFQLAAEDHEWWWRSFLCGGSTGMFVYSYCMFFYHARSDMYGFMQTSFFFGYMACICYGFFLMLGTVGFRASLIFVRHIYRSIKCE is encoded by the exons ATGGAAAAGTCAACGATATGTTTGGTTAGTCCCATTGTAATTCTCTGTTGTTTCTCCTGCATAAACTACGTCATATCTGATGCATCAGATCATCGTTACAAAGAAGGTGATTCTGTGCCCTTTTATGCCAACAAAGCGGGACCCTTTCATAATCCCAG CGAGACGTACAGATATTTTGATCTTCCATTTTGCTCACCAGGTTTGTTTGATG CTAATGTCGAAGAAAAGAGAGAAGACCTTGGTGAAATTTTGAATGGAGATAGATTAGTTGTTGCTCCTTACAAACTTGATTTCTTGGTTAATAAGAAACCTGAGAGCATCTGCAAAAAGATACTAACGAGAAAAGAGGTTGATCAATTCAGACATGCTGTTTTGAAGGACTATTTTTATCAAATGTACTATGATGATTTGCCGATTTGGGGTTTCCTTGGAAGATTTGAAACTAAAGAAATAGATGATGATGATGACTTGAATGAGGCCACAATTTTTCTTTTTAGGCATGTTCATTTTGAGATTCTATACAATAACGATCGCATCATTGATGTTTTTGTTAGAAATGATCCGAATGCTGTTGTGGATTTGACAGAAGATAGAGAGGTAAATGTCGATTTCACATTTTCTGTCAAATGGACTGAAACAGATATTCCATTCGAGAAAAGGTTGGAGAAATATTCACAGACATCTTCATTTTCACATCACTTGGAAGTCCATTGGTTTTCTATTATTAACTCTTGTGTTACTGTTCTTCTCTTGACTGGATTCCTTGCCATGATTCTCATGCGTGTACTTAAAAATGACTTTGTCAA GTTTACTCCTGATGAAGAGGCACTTGATGATCAAGAGGAGAGTGGATGGAAGTATATCCATGGTGATGTGTTTAGATATCCAAGATTCAAGGCTTTGTTTGCAGCAGCTCTTGGAATAGGCTCTCAGTTATTTACACT TGTAATCTTCATCTTTATGCTTGCTCTAGTTGGTGTTTTCTATCCGTACAACCGGGGAGCTTTGTTTACTGCATTGGTTGTCATATATGCACTAACGTCCGGTATTGCCGGTTATTCTGCAGCTTCCTTCTATTACAAGATTGAAGGAAAAAATTGG GTGAAAATTTTGGTGTTAACCGGAAGTCTTTTCTCTGGACCGTTGTTTTTGACATTCAGCTTTCTTAACACTGTTGCTGTTACGTATAACTCCACTGCAGCACTACCCGTTGGAACAATTATGGTTATTTTCCTCATATGGACTCTTGTAACCACACCTTTATTGGTATTGGGAGGGATTGCTGGTAAGAATAGCCAATCAGAGTTTCTAGCGCCGTGTCCAACCAACAAGTATCCTAGGGAGATTCCTCAACTTCCTTGGTACCGTACAACTCTCGCTCAGATGGCTATGGCTGGTTTTTTGCCATTCAGTGCGATTTACATTGAACTCTACTACATATTTTCTAGTGTTTGGGGTCATCAGATTTATACCATATACAGCATTTCGTTCATTGTTTTCATCATTCTATTGATTGTCACTGCTTTTGTTAACGTGGCGTTGACATACTTTCAACTTGCTGCTGAGGATCATGAATGGTGGTGGAG GTCTTTCCTTTGTGGTGGATCAACTGGCATGTTCGTATATTCCTACTGCATGTTTTTCTACCATGCGAGATCAGATATGTATGGTTTCATGCAAACCTCTTTCTTTTTTGGCTACATGGCTTGTATTTGCTATGGTTTCTTTCTCATGCTTGGCACTGTCGGTTTCCGAGCTTCTTTAATCTTTGTTAGACACATATACCGTTCCATCAAGTGTGAATAG
- the LOC127118352 gene encoding pre-mRNA splicing factor SR-like 1 isoform X1, translated as MELQTSGRPIESLLEKVLCMNIMSSDYFKELYRLKTYHEVIDEIYNQVDHVEPWMTGNCRGPSTAFCLLFKFFTMKLTVKQMHGLLKHPDSPYIRAVGFLYLRYYADPKTLWNWFEPYAKDDEEFSPGSNGRMTTMGVYIRDLLLGQYYFDTLFPRIPVPVMRQVVANLEKLKLPTTHCGTTGETTRHGSDDTARRPPSVKAALSVSFGQRAPHRASTRDSSPIRRTVPPHEKNGTDDVRRSPSNRRSQSREYPERDRDRERSRSRDRERDRDRERDRERDRDRYYDRNRNKDRDVERYRDRDRDRDHERERTRRERDRERSYDYDKRSKYAERESSRDYDNSIGNGSRHYRSRSRSRSRSRSRSQSQVGTTRYESRSSPPRDGSKKTSASSNLAKLKDLYGDLGDSKGDANMERIPRRNNGGEEVIRLGGSSWKY; from the exons ATGGAGTTACAGACTTCTGGCAGGCCAATTGAGTCCTTGCTAGAGAAAGTCCTTTGCATGAACATCATGTCATCTGATTACTTCAAAGAGCTTTATCGATTGAAAACATACCATGAAGTTATTGATGAGATATACAATCAAGTTGATCATGTGGAGCCTTGGATGACTGGGAACTGTCGGGGTCCTTCAACAGCTTTCTGTCTTCTTTTTAAGTTTTTCACTATGAAGCTTACTGTCAAGCAGATGCACGGTCTACTGAAACATCCGGACTCCCCTTACATAAGAGCG GTTGGATTTCTCTATCTGAGATATTATGCTGATCCAAAGACTCTGTGGAACTGGTTTGAGCCATATGCAAAAGATGATGAG GAATTTTCTCCTGGATCTAATGGACGGATGACTACGATGGGTGTATATATCCGTGATTTGCTCCTTGGACAG TACTACTTCGACACACTTTTTCCCCGCATTCCAGTTCCTGTAATGCGTCAGGTTGTGGCAAATCTTGAAAAGTTGAAGCTCCCTACTACACACTGTGGTACAACAGGGGAAACCACCCGTCATGGTTCTGATGACACTGCCCGTAGACCACCTTCTGTGAAAGCTGCTCTTTCAGTCTCTTTTGGTCAGCGTGCGCCACATCGAGCCTCCACAAGGGATTCTTCACCCATTCGTCGTACAGTACCTCCTCATGAAAAAAATGGCACTGATGACGTAAGACGATCTCCCAGTAATCGTCGCAGTCAGAGCCGTGAATATCCTGAAAGGGATAGAGACAGGGAGCGGTCACGCTCCAGGGACCGGGAAAGAGACCGGGACCGTGAAAGGGACAGGGAACGTGACAGGGACAGATATTATGACCGAAATAGGAACAAGGACCGAGATGTTGAAAGATACAGGGATCGGGACCGAGATAGAGATCATGAGAGGGAAAGAACCAGGAGGGAGAGGGACAGAGAGAGGAGTTATGATTATGATAAGAGGTCTAAGTACGCAGAGAGAGAAAGTAGCCGGGATTATGACAACAGCATTGGCAATGGTAGTAGGCACTATCGTAGTAGGAGTCGAAGTAGAAGTAGGAGCAGGAGCCGAAGTCAGAGTCAAGTTGGCACCACACGATATGAATCGCGATCTAGTCCACCGAGAGATGGAAGTAAGAAGACTTCTGCATCAAGTAATCTAGCTAAACTTAAAGATTTGTATGGTGATTTAGGTGATAGTAAAGGAGATGCCAACATGGAAAGAATTCCTAGAAGGAATAATGGCGGCGAAGAGGTTATTAGACTTGGTGGCTCTTCTTGGAAGTATTGA
- the LOC127118352 gene encoding pre-mRNA splicing factor SR-like 1 isoform X2 produces the protein MELQTSGRPIESLLEKVLCMNIMSSDYFKELYRLKTYHEVIDEIYNQVDHVEPWMTGNCRGPSTAFCLLFKFFTMKLTVKQMHGLLKHPDSPYIRAVGFLYLRYYADPKTLWNWFEPYAKDDEEFSPGSNGRMTTMGVYIRDLLLGQSSSTRMQVHHKNANADMFLIFTCFGVTV, from the exons ATGGAGTTACAGACTTCTGGCAGGCCAATTGAGTCCTTGCTAGAGAAAGTCCTTTGCATGAACATCATGTCATCTGATTACTTCAAAGAGCTTTATCGATTGAAAACATACCATGAAGTTATTGATGAGATATACAATCAAGTTGATCATGTGGAGCCTTGGATGACTGGGAACTGTCGGGGTCCTTCAACAGCTTTCTGTCTTCTTTTTAAGTTTTTCACTATGAAGCTTACTGTCAAGCAGATGCACGGTCTACTGAAACATCCGGACTCCCCTTACATAAGAGCG GTTGGATTTCTCTATCTGAGATATTATGCTGATCCAAAGACTCTGTGGAACTGGTTTGAGCCATATGCAAAAGATGATGAG GAATTTTCTCCTGGATCTAATGGACGGATGACTACGATGGGTGTATATATCCGTGATTTGCTCCTTGGACAG AGCTCTTCTACCAGAATGCAGGTGCATCACAAGAATGCAAATGCAGATATGTTCCTCATCTTCACATGTTTTGGAGTAACAGTATGA